The proteins below come from a single Chitinophaga pinensis DSM 2588 genomic window:
- a CDS encoding SusE domain-containing protein, whose product MKRIFAYLLLTLLFTACKKDEIKSVYTLPAGTPSFTSTITSVVLDSTHRDDIAVHFAWSALSYGIRADVTYSLEFDTSNSMSHAVTFVMNADTAKHYTVAELNAIALQTGLEGNRAAPLYVRMKGEVRQNGTATNPSTIPVTYSAILAITVTAYAPGNVALLWVPGEYQGWNAATAPTIADAGGKGAYEGYIYFPDNASGNYTFKITTSPNWNDPAWGYESTTKMVKGGGNLYTPGKGYFLVKANVNSRDWSTTLTTWSLVGDAVASDWETDIPMTFDAASGTWIANSVAIKGAGGFKFRANKGWTLNYGPTDGKLVQDGGNISAPGGVAGNYKVVLNLSQAGNYTYTLTKL is encoded by the coding sequence ATGAAAAGAATCTTTGCTTATCTCTTACTCACCCTCCTTTTTACTGCCTGTAAAAAGGACGAAATAAAATCAGTGTACACGCTTCCGGCAGGCACACCTTCATTCACCAGCACCATTACATCTGTCGTACTGGATAGTACACACCGTGACGATATAGCGGTTCACTTCGCATGGTCCGCACTTAGTTACGGCATCCGTGCTGACGTCACTTATTCGCTTGAATTTGACACCAGCAACTCCATGAGCCATGCGGTTACATTTGTAATGAATGCAGATACCGCTAAACATTACACTGTCGCAGAACTGAATGCCATCGCATTACAAACAGGACTGGAAGGTAATAGGGCTGCGCCGCTCTATGTACGCATGAAAGGGGAAGTCCGTCAGAATGGTACGGCTACCAATCCATCCACGATTCCGGTTACTTACTCCGCTATTCTGGCCATCACCGTCACCGCTTATGCACCGGGTAATGTAGCCCTCCTGTGGGTACCCGGAGAATACCAGGGCTGGAATGCAGCCACCGCTCCTACCATCGCAGATGCAGGCGGTAAAGGAGCTTATGAAGGCTATATCTATTTCCCGGACAATGCCAGTGGCAATTACACCTTCAAGATCACAACGTCGCCCAACTGGAACGATCCGGCATGGGGTTATGAAAGCACAACCAAGATGGTAAAAGGTGGTGGTAATCTCTACACCCCTGGCAAAGGTTATTTCCTGGTAAAAGCCAATGTCAATTCCAGGGACTGGAGCACAACACTTACTACCTGGTCGCTCGTAGGAGATGCAGTTGCCAGTGACTGGGAAACAGATATTCCCATGACATTCGACGCTGCCTCCGGCACATGGATCGCCAACTCAGTAGCGATCAAAGGCGCCGGTGGATTCAAGTTCAGGGCCAATAAAGGTTGGACGCTCAACTACGGTCCGACCGACGGTAAACTGGTACAGGATGGTGGTAATATCTCTGCACCCGGCGGTGTGGCAGGCAATTACAAAGTAGTCCTGAACCTGAGTCAGGCGGGCAACTACACCTATACGCTCACGAAGTTATAA
- a CDS encoding arabinogalactan endo-beta-1,4-galactanase: MKKLIIATSLLLAAAMGCKKYEMPGNTPATNPILEKMVRGADVSWLTEMEAAGMKFYDTTGKQTDGMQLMKNVNMNAIRLRIWVNPSGGYNNLADVLAKAARAHALGMQLLIDFHYSDSWADPGQQTTPAAWSNQDITALQTSVYNHTHEVLTALKAKGIIPVWVQVGNETNNGMLWPLGKASEHMDNFALLINAGYKAVKEIDSHIKVIVHLSNGYDNGLYKWMFDGLTANKANFDIIGMSLYPATVEWQTPNQQCEANMRDMVSRYNKEIMLCEIGMPATSPVATNYFIRDLYTRIHNLPDGKGLGLFYWEPQAYNRWQNYLLGAFDNTGKPTFAIDAFR; the protein is encoded by the coding sequence ATGAAAAAACTGATAATAGCAACTAGCCTGCTCTTAGCGGCAGCAATGGGTTGCAAAAAATATGAAATGCCGGGCAATACGCCAGCTACCAATCCTATCCTGGAGAAAATGGTACGCGGCGCAGACGTTAGCTGGCTTACAGAAATGGAAGCCGCAGGTATGAAATTTTACGATACTACCGGCAAACAAACCGACGGCATGCAGTTGATGAAAAACGTCAACATGAACGCTATCCGTCTGCGCATATGGGTCAATCCTTCCGGTGGGTACAATAACCTCGCTGATGTATTAGCCAAAGCAGCACGCGCACATGCACTCGGTATGCAATTACTGATAGATTTCCACTACAGCGATTCATGGGCGGATCCCGGGCAACAAACCACTCCTGCGGCCTGGAGCAACCAGGATATCACAGCACTGCAAACATCCGTCTATAACCATACACATGAAGTACTGACCGCCCTGAAAGCAAAAGGTATCATCCCTGTATGGGTGCAGGTCGGCAACGAAACCAACAATGGTATGTTATGGCCTCTAGGCAAGGCATCCGAACACATGGATAACTTTGCCCTGCTGATCAACGCCGGTTATAAAGCCGTAAAGGAAATCGACAGCCATATCAAAGTCATTGTTCATCTTTCAAACGGATATGACAACGGACTCTATAAATGGATGTTCGACGGCCTCACAGCCAATAAAGCCAACTTCGACATTATTGGTATGTCTCTTTACCCTGCTACGGTAGAATGGCAGACGCCTAATCAGCAATGCGAAGCCAACATGCGCGATATGGTATCCCGTTACAACAAAGAGATCATGCTCTGCGAAATAGGGATGCCCGCCACATCACCGGTTGCCACCAATTACTTTATCCGTGACCTTTACACAAGAATCCATAACTTACCGGATGGCAAAGGCCTCGGACTCTTCTATTGGGAACCACAGGCATATAACAGATGGCAGAACTACCTGCTCGGCGCATTTGACAATACCGGCAAGCCTACATTCGCGATAGACGCCTTCAGATAA
- the galB gene encoding beta-galactosidase GalB has product MNKCKIALLAMVLMSVKGMSQARQEYLLEKNWKFAKGEHPQALNEAFNDKSWETVRIPHDWAIKGPFDGNNDLQKVQIVQNGEQEATMKAGRTGGLPFIGAGWYRLSFSVPEFRAGKKAVLLFDGAMSNAVVYVNGKKVGNWPYGYNSFSFDITSFLHTKAQNTLAVRLENFEQASRWYPGAGLYRNVHLIVTNDTHVPVWGTYLTTPTITQENAAVQLLTTIDRSNKQSTLSVKTRLLDAAGKVVATAVTPLKADSSTVTQQFSIAHPVLWSPETPVMYKAVTQVYEGTQLKDQYETPFGIRTIEYKAGKGFLLNGQPRKFRGVCNHHDLGPLGAAINTAALRRQIRLLKDMGCDAIRTSHNMPAPELVTLCDEMGIMLMVESFDEWKAPKVKNGYSFYFDDWVEKDLLNMLHHYRNNPSNIMWSIGNEVPDQSSANGKDIARRLQDICHREDPTRPVTAGMDRFDDAINKGFAAVLDIPGFNYKPARYPEAHSKLPQGFLMGSETASTVSSRGIYKFPVGFYKGKMYDDNQCSSYDFEVCSWSQVPDDEFVQQEDLGYTMGEFVWTGFDYLGEPTPYDSKWPSHSSYFGIFDLAGIPKDRFYLYRSHWNKQQPTLHLLPHWTWPGREGQVTPVFCYTSYPSAELFVNGKSMGKLSKDTSTHQSRYRLMWNDVVYQPGTIRVVAYDNTGKAVAEDSVSTAGTPHHIQLEADNNVLTADGKDLSYITASVVDAKGNLCPAATNLLQFEITGAGSFKAVANGDPTCLEAFHLPQMKAFSGKLVFIVQSGEKTGVVKALVKSDGLQSASCTIHVK; this is encoded by the coding sequence ATGAACAAGTGTAAAATAGCATTACTGGCAATGGTACTCATGAGTGTAAAAGGGATGTCCCAGGCACGTCAGGAATACCTATTGGAGAAGAACTGGAAGTTTGCCAAAGGCGAGCATCCGCAGGCCTTAAATGAGGCGTTTAATGATAAAAGCTGGGAGACAGTCCGCATACCGCACGATTGGGCTATAAAAGGCCCGTTTGACGGCAATAACGATTTACAAAAAGTACAGATCGTACAGAACGGTGAACAGGAAGCAACAATGAAGGCAGGCCGTACAGGTGGTCTGCCGTTCATTGGCGCGGGCTGGTACCGTTTGTCCTTCTCCGTCCCGGAATTCCGCGCAGGCAAAAAGGCGGTCCTTCTTTTTGACGGCGCCATGAGCAACGCAGTAGTATATGTTAATGGTAAAAAAGTGGGTAACTGGCCCTATGGCTATAACTCCTTCTCTTTTGACATTACCTCCTTCCTGCATACAAAAGCGCAGAACACACTCGCCGTACGGCTGGAAAACTTCGAACAGGCTTCCCGCTGGTATCCCGGCGCAGGACTGTACCGCAACGTACACCTGATCGTCACCAACGATACGCACGTGCCTGTCTGGGGTACTTATCTCACCACCCCGACAATCACACAGGAAAATGCAGCAGTACAACTCCTGACCACCATCGACAGAAGTAATAAACAATCTACACTCAGCGTAAAGACCCGTCTGCTCGATGCTGCCGGTAAAGTGGTAGCTACTGCCGTTACGCCTTTAAAAGCAGACAGCAGCACCGTCACACAGCAATTCTCCATAGCGCATCCCGTACTATGGTCTCCGGAGACCCCCGTCATGTACAAAGCCGTCACACAGGTATATGAAGGAACACAGCTAAAAGACCAATATGAGACGCCCTTCGGTATCCGTACCATCGAATACAAGGCCGGTAAAGGTTTCTTGCTGAATGGTCAGCCGAGAAAGTTCAGGGGCGTTTGCAATCACCATGACCTCGGTCCGCTAGGCGCTGCTATCAACACCGCCGCTTTACGCAGACAGATCCGCCTGCTCAAAGATATGGGCTGCGACGCGATCCGTACATCGCACAACATGCCCGCACCAGAACTCGTAACACTTTGTGATGAAATGGGCATCATGCTGATGGTAGAGTCTTTTGACGAATGGAAAGCACCAAAAGTGAAGAATGGTTACAGCTTTTATTTCGATGATTGGGTCGAAAAGGATTTACTGAATATGCTGCATCACTACCGGAATAATCCTTCCAATATCATGTGGAGCATCGGCAATGAAGTACCTGATCAAAGCTCCGCCAATGGGAAAGACATCGCACGCCGCCTGCAGGACATCTGTCACCGCGAAGACCCTACCCGTCCGGTAACGGCAGGTATGGACCGTTTTGACGATGCTATCAATAAAGGCTTCGCCGCTGTACTCGATATACCGGGCTTTAATTACAAACCTGCCCGTTATCCGGAAGCCCACAGTAAACTCCCACAGGGTTTTCTCATGGGTTCAGAAACGGCGTCTACCGTAAGTTCCAGGGGGATTTATAAATTCCCGGTGGGTTTCTACAAAGGAAAAATGTACGATGACAACCAATGTTCATCCTATGACTTCGAAGTCTGCTCCTGGTCACAGGTGCCTGATGACGAATTCGTACAACAGGAAGACCTCGGCTACACCATGGGTGAATTCGTATGGACCGGTTTCGACTATCTCGGCGAACCTACCCCCTATGATTCCAAATGGCCTTCGCACAGCTCCTATTTCGGCATCTTCGACCTGGCAGGTATTCCAAAAGACCGTTTCTACCTGTATAGAAGTCACTGGAACAAACAACAACCCACTTTACACCTCCTGCCTCACTGGACATGGCCAGGCAGAGAAGGACAGGTCACACCTGTATTCTGCTATACCAGTTATCCTTCAGCAGAACTCTTTGTCAATGGGAAAAGCATGGGAAAATTAAGCAAAGACACTTCCACGCACCAAAGCCGCTACCGCCTGATGTGGAATGACGTGGTCTATCAGCCAGGTACCATCCGTGTAGTGGCTTATGATAATACCGGTAAAGCCGTTGCAGAAGACAGCGTATCGACAGCCGGCACACCACATCATATCCAGCTGGAAGCGGACAATAACGTGTTAACCGCCGATGGGAAAGACCTGTCTTATATTACAGCTAGTGTAGTAGATGCAAAAGGGAATCTTTGTCCTGCCGCCACAAACTTATTGCAGTTTGAAATAACAGGTGCAGGTAGCTTTAAAGCAGTTGCCAATGGCGATCCTACCTGCCTGGAAGCCTTTCATTTACCGCAGATGAAAGCATTTAGTGGTAAACTCGTATTTATTGTTCAATCGGGAGAAAAAACAGGCGTTGTAAAAGCGCTTGTAAAATCAGATGGCTTGCAATCTGCCAGTTGTACAATACATGTTAAATAA
- a CDS encoding YncE family protein, giving the protein MKKASFLYVSFVMLLCSFYACDKPQVEPSSLLRKNTLGINQNPSADSVGLNGIYVLSMDQEQVPGGSIGYYDFNTGTYDPDRFFSANGYNIGPYPTDMERYGSKIYVTVTYARAVEVLDAVTLVSQARIPFPDGDAPYVGPSYIASAAGKVFISCADGFVRRIDTSSLTIDGSLFTGGEQMDMAVSGNSLYVNVLHGDYEPEDTFRLPVIDIPSFTLDTTLKFLNQPIKAKTGNDGNVYVHLTADYYGPVQPPAGLISINPTTNIVTDLGYGAAIDGMATRGDSLWVINAFQPLRIYNTVSGGWQAVSYTKPPDMRYTPVRIEVNRTNGDFAILDSQENSVWDYTKFYYYDHSGNMLFWYQTHRYPTDMLFMYK; this is encoded by the coding sequence ATGAAAAAAGCCAGCTTTCTGTACGTCAGCTTTGTTATGTTGTTATGTTCATTCTATGCGTGTGATAAACCGCAGGTTGAGCCTTCCTCTTTATTAAGGAAAAACACGCTGGGTATTAATCAAAATCCTTCCGCTGATTCTGTTGGTCTGAATGGCATATATGTGCTCAGTATGGACCAGGAGCAAGTCCCCGGTGGGTCGATTGGTTATTATGATTTTAACACCGGCACTTATGATCCGGATCGTTTTTTCTCTGCAAACGGGTATAATATCGGCCCTTACCCGACTGATATGGAGCGTTATGGCAGCAAAATCTATGTTACTGTTACATATGCACGTGCAGTAGAGGTGCTGGATGCGGTCACACTTGTTTCGCAGGCACGTATTCCTTTTCCCGATGGAGATGCTCCTTATGTTGGTCCTTCATACATAGCGTCTGCTGCGGGTAAAGTATTTATTTCCTGTGCTGACGGCTTTGTGCGGCGAATTGACACGAGTTCCCTGACTATTGATGGTAGTTTATTTACTGGAGGTGAACAGATGGACATGGCTGTCAGTGGTAACAGCCTTTATGTGAACGTTCTGCATGGTGATTACGAGCCGGAAGATACTTTCAGGCTGCCGGTGATAGACATACCGTCTTTTACCTTAGATACAACCCTGAAATTCCTGAATCAGCCGATAAAGGCGAAAACCGGTAATGACGGCAATGTGTATGTTCATCTGACGGCTGATTACTATGGTCCTGTACAGCCACCTGCAGGTCTTATCAGCATTAATCCAACGACAAATATTGTCACCGATCTGGGGTATGGTGCAGCTATAGATGGTATGGCCACCCGGGGGGATTCTTTGTGGGTAATAAACGCATTTCAGCCGCTGAGGATATATAATACTGTTTCCGGTGGATGGCAGGCTGTTAGTTATACTAAGCCTCCGGATATGCGGTATACGCCTGTCAGAATAGAAGTGAACAGGACCAATGGTGATTTTGCTATCCTGGATTCACAGGAAAACAGTGTATGGGATTATACGAAGTTTTACTATTACGACCACAGTGGTAACATGTTGTTCTGGTATCAGACACACAGGTATCCGACGGATATGCTCTTTATGTATAAATGA
- a CDS encoding RagB/SusD family nutrient uptake outer membrane protein, which yields MTIKSLSIITACAAIMATTASCTKDLNRLPYVQETSETVYKDPVKIKGVLAKLYGSLCLSGQHYEDNSLSDIVTDNTGTNVFLRNYWQLQELTTDEAVIGWNDGDLLSFHNLNFTPDGKYVKVLYDRIFFGVAACNEFLRQTTEEKMSSFPADVAADIQEYRNEARFLRAFYYWTAIDMYGKVPFVTEADPVGAFQPKQISRAELFTYLETELKALETLLPEPRTNEYGRVDKGAAWMLLAKLYLNAKVYTGTEKNSETITYCNKLMTNSPYSLAPDYSQLFKTDNDKTTEIIFPILADGVTSQSYGNTTFIVLGSIGGAMNVADYGVSTAWGGMRTTRAIVDLFPDPFGTVDKRAMFYATGQNLDISDIASFNDGYAVPKFKNISSTGQPGSDPTRRFTDTDFPMFRLGDAYLMYAEAVVRGGSGGSVAEAVNYVNLLRRRAYGNNNGDISATQLTLDFILAERGRELYWEAKRRTDLVRFARLTSGSYLWPFKGGVAAGTGVQDKYNVFPIPTTDRIANPNLVQNDGY from the coding sequence ATGACTATCAAATCACTATCAATCATAACCGCCTGTGCCGCTATTATGGCGACCACAGCCTCCTGTACCAAAGACCTGAACCGGTTGCCTTATGTACAGGAAACATCTGAAACTGTATATAAAGATCCTGTAAAGATCAAAGGCGTACTGGCAAAACTATATGGCAGTCTTTGTCTCAGCGGACAACACTACGAAGACAACAGTCTTTCCGATATCGTTACTGACAATACCGGCACCAACGTGTTTCTGCGTAACTACTGGCAATTGCAGGAACTCACTACTGACGAAGCAGTCATCGGCTGGAATGACGGCGACCTGCTGAGTTTTCACAACCTGAACTTTACACCTGATGGTAAATATGTAAAAGTGCTTTACGACCGTATCTTCTTCGGTGTCGCTGCCTGCAATGAATTCCTGCGGCAGACCACAGAAGAGAAAATGAGCAGTTTTCCTGCGGATGTAGCAGCCGATATACAAGAATACCGCAACGAAGCACGCTTCCTGCGTGCCTTCTATTACTGGACAGCGATCGACATGTATGGCAAAGTTCCCTTCGTCACAGAAGCCGATCCTGTAGGCGCATTCCAACCAAAACAGATCTCAAGAGCAGAACTGTTCACTTACCTGGAAACAGAATTAAAAGCGCTGGAAACACTCCTGCCTGAGCCACGCACCAATGAATACGGTCGCGTAGACAAAGGCGCTGCCTGGATGCTGCTCGCCAAACTTTATCTCAATGCAAAAGTATATACCGGCACAGAGAAGAACAGCGAGACAATCACTTACTGTAACAAACTGATGACGAATAGTCCGTATTCACTTGCACCAGACTATTCCCAATTATTCAAAACAGACAACGATAAAACAACTGAGATCATCTTCCCGATCCTGGCTGATGGTGTGACTTCACAGTCTTATGGTAATACCACCTTTATCGTATTAGGTTCTATCGGTGGTGCTATGAATGTAGCCGACTATGGCGTATCTACCGCCTGGGGCGGTATGCGAACGACAAGAGCTATTGTAGACCTCTTCCCTGATCCTTTTGGTACGGTAGATAAACGCGCCATGTTTTATGCCACCGGACAAAACCTCGACATCAGCGATATCGCCAGTTTCAATGACGGCTATGCAGTGCCGAAGTTTAAAAACATCAGCTCTACCGGTCAACCGGGATCCGATCCTACCAGGAGATTCACAGATACCGACTTTCCGATGTTCCGTTTAGGAGATGCTTACCTGATGTATGCAGAAGCAGTGGTGCGCGGCGGCAGTGGCGGCTCTGTCGCAGAAGCCGTAAACTATGTCAACCTGTTACGTCGCAGAGCATACGGCAATAACAACGGTGATATCAGCGCAACACAACTCACCCTGGATTTCATACTCGCAGAAAGAGGCAGAGAACTGTATTGGGAAGCAAAAAGAAGGACTGACCTGGTGCGCTTTGCCAGACTCACCAGCGGCAGCTATCTATGGCCTTTCAAAGGAGGTGTTGCCGCAGGTACGGGTGTACAGGACAAGTACAATGTGTTCCCGATTCCCACGACAGACAGGATCGCCAATCCTAACCTTGTCCAGAATGATGGCTATTAA
- a CDS encoding cellulase family glycosylhydrolase, with the protein MKKTTLLLLTLLLTCQALAQQPLVYVDKTGVLRYTKDQKEAVFFGVNYTAPFAYGYRSHKAVAADLKKAIDDDVYHLARLGVDAFRVHVWDTEITDAQGNLLTNDHLDLFDYLISKLKERKIKILLTPIAFWGNGYPEKDENTGSFSYRYGKEKALVNDTAIRAQENYVKQFFVHVNPYTGLTYKNDPDIIATEINNEPHHSGPQEGATNYVNRLAVAIRTTGWKKPVFYNISESPYYAAAVAKANIDGVSFQWYPTGLVANRTLQGNLLPNVDHYSIPFDTIPAFHNKARMVYEFDAGDVLQPVMYPAMARSFRTAGFQWATQFAYDPMATAYANTEYQTHYLNMIYTPEKAISLLIAGKVFHQLPRNKNYGTYPADTLFGSTRLSYAQQLSEWNTKTEFYYTSHTNTAPLNSTALEHLAGTGNSSVVQYSGTGAYFLDKIAAGNWRLEIMPDVIPLSDPFEKASLAKEVRRVQWNNQSISINLPDLGEAFSITPVNTGNHHQPQVSGNSCTVYPGTYLLTSKGTTAAATNSTVNGIIALQEFAAPQPVRTTLAVFHQPLTEISADQPATVTATITGIDANAKVWLEGNRLGGQWFKADMHPTGVAAYSATLSPEILQPGLLQYRLVIQQGDHYTSFPGQHEGDPHAWDNYQRDTWQTFVAAPNTALSLLNVTDNKDLITIPAYTQDAYTAGSSSGQLALRIAGQGKGSDTITGVSRAVDVHIKDRASELKAYNTIVIRARVQGVANTQARIALVTADASAFATTFPLKDAYSDIEVPLRSLSADKALLLPRPYPGFMPLWFKAAADKAFDIPQLDKIELTNIPTADTTPYTIEVESVWLKVK; encoded by the coding sequence ATGAAAAAAACGACCCTTTTACTACTAACACTCCTACTCACCTGTCAGGCCCTGGCCCAGCAACCGCTGGTCTATGTGGACAAAACCGGCGTATTACGTTATACAAAAGACCAGAAAGAAGCTGTTTTCTTCGGCGTGAATTACACAGCGCCCTTCGCATATGGATACCGTTCACACAAAGCAGTAGCCGCCGATCTGAAAAAGGCAATAGATGATGATGTTTATCACCTTGCCCGCCTGGGCGTAGATGCTTTCCGTGTGCATGTCTGGGACACAGAAATCACAGACGCACAAGGCAATCTGCTCACAAATGACCACCTTGATCTCTTTGACTATCTCATCAGCAAACTGAAAGAAAGAAAGATCAAAATACTGCTGACGCCTATTGCCTTTTGGGGAAACGGTTATCCGGAGAAAGATGAAAATACCGGCAGTTTCTCTTACCGCTATGGTAAGGAAAAAGCACTGGTGAATGATACTGCAATCCGTGCACAGGAGAATTATGTAAAACAGTTCTTCGTACATGTCAACCCTTATACCGGCTTGACCTATAAGAACGATCCTGATATCATTGCAACAGAGATTAACAATGAACCGCATCACAGCGGGCCACAGGAAGGCGCCACAAATTATGTCAACAGACTCGCAGTCGCTATCAGAACCACCGGCTGGAAAAAACCTGTCTTCTACAATATCAGTGAGTCGCCTTACTATGCCGCCGCCGTTGCAAAAGCCAATATCGATGGTGTAAGTTTTCAATGGTACCCGACAGGACTGGTGGCTAACCGTACCTTACAGGGTAACCTGCTGCCGAATGTCGATCATTACAGCATCCCCTTCGACACCATTCCGGCCTTTCACAACAAAGCCAGAATGGTGTATGAATTTGACGCGGGAGATGTACTGCAACCTGTCATGTACCCCGCCATGGCCCGCAGTTTCAGAACTGCCGGCTTTCAATGGGCCACACAATTTGCGTATGACCCGATGGCGACGGCTTATGCCAATACAGAATACCAGACACATTACCTCAATATGATCTATACGCCCGAAAAGGCGATCAGTCTACTGATAGCGGGCAAGGTATTTCATCAGTTGCCGCGTAATAAAAACTATGGTACCTATCCGGCGGATACCCTCTTCGGTTCCACACGACTGAGTTATGCACAACAACTCAGCGAGTGGAACACTAAGACGGAGTTTTATTACACCAGTCACACCAACACCGCCCCGCTTAACAGCACCGCACTGGAACATCTTGCCGGTACCGGTAATTCTTCTGTTGTACAATACAGCGGCACAGGCGCGTATTTCCTCGACAAAATAGCAGCAGGTAACTGGCGACTGGAAATCATGCCCGACGTCATTCCCCTGAGCGATCCTTTTGAAAAAGCATCGCTGGCAAAAGAAGTACGCCGGGTACAATGGAATAACCAATCCATCAGTATCAACCTGCCCGACCTGGGCGAAGCATTCAGCATCACACCAGTCAATACAGGTAATCATCACCAGCCACAGGTATCAGGTAACTCCTGCACAGTATATCCTGGTACTTATCTGCTGACCAGCAAAGGAACAACCGCAGCAGCAACCAACAGTACTGTCAATGGCATCATCGCTTTACAGGAATTTGCCGCTCCGCAACCGGTACGTACCACACTGGCAGTCTTCCACCAGCCACTGACGGAAATATCAGCGGATCAACCGGCAACTGTCACCGCTACCATTACGGGTATCGATGCCAATGCGAAGGTATGGCTGGAAGGGAATCGTCTCGGCGGACAGTGGTTCAAAGCTGATATGCATCCAACAGGTGTAGCTGCTTATTCGGCCACACTCTCTCCCGAAATACTGCAACCTGGATTGCTGCAATACAGACTGGTCATACAACAAGGCGATCATTACACCAGCTTCCCCGGCCAGCATGAAGGTGATCCTCACGCATGGGATAACTACCAGCGCGATACCTGGCAGACTTTTGTCGCAGCGCCTAATACCGCTCTGTCACTACTCAATGTGACTGACAACAAAGATCTCATCACCATTCCTGCCTACACACAAGATGCTTATACGGCAGGCAGTAGCTCCGGTCAACTGGCACTCCGCATCGCAGGACAAGGAAAGGGCTCAGATACCATCACCGGTGTTAGCAGAGCAGTCGACGTACATATCAAAGACAGGGCATCCGAACTGAAAGCCTATAATACCATCGTGATCCGTGCTAGGGTACAGGGAGTCGCAAATACCCAAGCCCGGATAGCACTGGTCACGGCTGATGCCAGCGCTTTTGCGACTACGTTCCCACTCAAAGATGCATACAGCGACATCGAAGTTCCCTTGCGTAGTTTATCTGCGGATAAGGCTTTATTACTGCCAAGGCCTTACCCCGGCTTTATGCCCTTATGGTTTAAAGCAGCAGCGGACAAGGCTTTCGATATCCCACAGCTCGACAAAATAGAACTCACCAACATACCCACTGCGGACACCACACCATATACCATAGAAGTAGAATCCGTCTGGTTAAAAGTTAAATAG